The genomic window CAACAGAAGATGAAGTTCAAAAAATTATTTCTAGATTAGAAAGTTCAAAAGTTTCATTACAAGAGATAGAACTTCAAATAATAACAGTACTTCATAACTTAGAATATATTACAGGTCAAAAAGTTTCTATTGATGCTGGTTCTCATATTAATGAATTAGTAAATGATACACCAACAGATTCAAGATTTGATTTAAAATCATTAGAATATGATTTAGATACAAAACTTGCAAATTCAAGAAGTGAAAAAAGTGCTTATTTACCAACAATTACACTTGATAATACATTTACATATTATGATTCAGATTATAATAACGATGCTTTTAGTAATTCTTTAGACCATCAAAATATTGCAAGTGCAAGTTTAAAATGGAATATATTCTCGTTTGGTGAAACAAAATATAAATATGAATCAAAATATAAAGAATATTTATCTTCAAAACTAAATTATGAATATGAAAAAAACAAAGCAAATATTGATTTAGAATTAGCAATAAAAGCTTATGAAATCTCAAAATTAAAAATCAAATCTTCTGAAGCAAACTTAAAAGCTGCAACAACTGCCTATGATGTTATAAAATCAAAATATCAAAATGGATTAATTGATAATGTATCATTTTTAGAAAGCTTAAGTGAAAAATTCACAGCACTTAGCCAATTAAGAACTTCACAAAATGATTTAGAAATTAAAAAAGCAAATATACTTTACTATAGTGGTAAAAAATTAGAGGAAAACATAAAATGATAAAACAAAATGAAATCCTGTTTTCAGGAAAAAGAATAATTGCAACTGCATTTATTTTATTAGGATTAAATACATTATATGCAGAAGAAAAAGCACCCATGCCTGCTCTTCCTGTACAAGCATTTAAAATTGAAAATAAAATATCAACTACAACAAAAACTTATCCTTCAATAATTAAAAGTTCTGAAGAAGTAGATGTAATGGCTAGGGTAAAAGGTATCTTAGTTGAAAAATATTTTAATGAAGGTGATTTTGTAAAAAAAGGAACTTTATTATACAAAATTGAACAAAATACATATTTAGCTAATTTAAATGTTGCAAAAGCAAATCTAAAAACAGCTGAAGCAAATTTTAAAAAAGCAAAAAAAGACTATGAAAGATCTAACTCTTTAATAAAAACAAAATCAATCAGTGTTCAACAATATGATGAATATACATATTCTTATGAAAATGCATTAGCACAAGTTGAAAGTGCAAAAGCATCTTTAGAAAATGCTCAAATTCAATTTGACTATACAAAAATATACGCACCAATTGATGGAATTGTTGGAATTAGAAAAACAGATGTAGGAAATTTAGTAGGTTCAAATGATGCAGATTCTTTATTGCTAACTATTACAAATACAAACCCAGTTTATGCAGAATTTTCACTTACTAAAGATGATGTTACAAGATACATTGATCAAATTAAAAATAAAACTGTAAAAATAAATCTTCTTACAAGTAATAAAACTTATGAAGAAGGAGTAATTGACTACATCGCTCCAAAAATTGATTCTAATACTGATACTCTTTTTTTAAGAGCAAAATTCAAAAATGAAAATAATAGTATTTTAATTGGAGAATTTGGAAAAGTAGAAGTTCAAAATCTTAATTTAGGAAAAGTTTATATTATTCCTGAAAATGCAATTTTAAAAACTTCTCAAGGTAGTTTTGTATACGTAATCGAAGATTCAATTGCAAAATTACGACCTGTAACAACTGGAATTTTAGTAAAAGAAGGAATTGCAATAGAGAGTGGATTAAATGAAAATGATCAAATCGTTATCAGTAATATGGCAAAACTAAGACCTGATACAAAAATTCAAATAATAAATCAAGAGAAATAATATGATTTCTTCATTTTTTATTAAAAGACCTGTATTTGCAGCAGTTGTATCTATTATCATAATTCTAGCAGGTTTAGCTTCTATGATAAATTTACCAATTGAGCAATATCCAAGGGTTATTCCTCCTCAAATTATTGTAAGTACAACTTATCCAGGAGCTAGTGCTGATACATTAGCAAAAACTGTTGCTGCTCCACTTGAGGAACAAATTAATGGTGCAAAAAACATGCTTTATATGAACTCTGTTTCTGAAGATAGTGGAAGAGTAAGTATTAATGTATTTTTTGAAGTTGGAACTGATGCAGATTCTGCAAAAATTGATGTTAATAATAGAGTTCAAGTAGCTCTATCGAAACTGCCAGAACAAGTACAAAGACAAGGGGTAAATGTAAGAGAAAGAAGTCCAAGTATTTTACAATTTATTATGCTTAACTCTCCATCAAATACATACGATACAACTTATTTATCTAACTATGCGTTAATGAACATAGTTGATGATTTAAAAAGAGTAAATGGTGTTGGTGATGCAATGATTTTTGGAGCGAAAGATTATGCTATAAAAGTTTGGATTGACCCTACAAAACTTTTTAAATATTCTCTTTCAACAACTGATATAATAAATGTTATTAAAGAGCAAAATAATCAATACTCAGCAGGTAAAATTGGTGCTGAACCAATTAAAGATAAACAAATGTTTACTTATACTATTAAAACTCCTGAGAGAATGAATAATCCAGAACAATTTGGAAATATTGTAATTAGAGCGAATGAAGATGGAAGTTCACTTCTTCTAAAAGATGTGGCAACTATAGAACTAGGTAGTTCAAGTTATGACATGATTACAAAATTAAATAATGCACCAGCAATTCCTATCGGAATTTTTTTACAAAGTGGTTCAAATGCCCTTGAAACTGCACGTGCGGTAAAAAGATCTTTAGAAGATGCAAAAAAGAGTTTTCCCGATGGTATAGAATATAGTGTTCCTTATGATAGTACACAATTTGTTGAAATCTCTATTAAAGAAGTTGCTAAAACATTTGCTGAAGCTATTGTATTAGTTATTTTAATCATTTTCTTATTTCTACAAAATTGGAGAGCAACTTTAATTCCTATTTTAGCAGTTCCAGTATCAATTATTGGGGCATTTGCAGGAATGTATGCTTTTGGATTCAGTATAAACTTACTAACGCTATTTGGTTTAGTTTTGGCTATTGGTATCGTTGTTGATGATGCTATTATTGTTATTGAAAATGTTGAAAGACACATGAGTGAGGGAATGGCTCCACGAGAAGCTGCCTTTAAAGCTATGAAAGAGGTTTCGGGGGCAATTGTTGCAATCGTTTTAGTTCTTTCATCTGTATTTATTCCTGTAGCTTTTATGGGTGGTTTATCAGGAGAAATGTATAAACAATTTGCTATTACAATTGTTATTTCTATTGTTATATCAGGTTTTGTAGCTTTAACATTAACACCCTCACTTTGTGCATCATTATTAAAAGATGATCATAAAAAACCAACATTTTTCTTTTTTGTATGGTTTAATAACTTTTTTGATAAAGCGACTGATAGTTATACTTATTTAGTTAAAAAAACTATTAAATTTTCTCTTATTTCAATTTTACTTTTTGGTGGATTGATTTTTATATCTTATGATATGTTTAAAGATATGAGAACAGGACTTGTTCCAGATGAAGATCAAGGAACAATTTTTGTATTTAGTTTCAATCCAGGAGGAGCATCTGTTTCAAGAACTGATGAATTTACAAATGAATTAAATACTATTATTAAAAAAGATCCAAATGTAAAAGATATTATTACCCTTGCTGGATATGATTTAACATCTTCTTCACAAAGAACTCATTCAGCATCAACAATTATTAAACTTAATCATTGGGATGAAAGACCAAATTCAGACCAACATGCAGATGCTATACTAAAAAGATTAAGTGGACAAATTTTAGGTACATCTGATGGATTCTCATTTGGTGTTTTACCACCACCTATCATGGGAATGAGTATTGCAGGTGGATTTGAGATGTATGTTCAAGATAGAACAGGCGGAAATGTTCAAGATTTAGAAAAAATTGTAAATCAAATTATTGCAAAAGCTAAAGAAAGACCTGAATTAATGGGTGTTAGAAATTCACTTTCTGCAAATATTCCTCAATACAAGATTGATGTAAATATTCCAAAAGCAAAAGCAAAAGGTGTAAGTGTTGAAGATATTTACAATACTATAAATGCTACTTTTGGAAGTTATTATGTAAACGACTTTTCTTTATATGGAAGAACTTATAAAGTGAATTTACAAGCAGAAGGTGAATATCGAAAAAGCGCAGATGATTTAAAATTCATCTTTGTAAAAGGAAACAATGGGGAACTTTTACCTATTAGCTCTTTTGTAAATATTAATAAAACTGTTGGTGCTGACTTAATAGAAAGATTTAATCTTTTCCAAGCTGCAAAAGTATCAGGACAACCAGCTCTTGGATATAGTTCAGGGGATGCATTAAAAGCTATAGAAGAAGTTTCAAATGAAGTTTTACCTTCAGGTTATACAATCAGTTGGGTTGGAACAGCTTATCAAGAAAAACAGATTTCAAGTAGTTCAAGCGTAGCCTTTATTTTTGGTATAGTTTTATTATTCTTAATTTTAGCAGCATTATATGGAAAATGGTTATTACCAATCTCAGTTGTTCTAGCCGTTCCATTTGCAATGTTTGGAGCAATTTTAGCAACACAGCTAAGAGGTTTAGAAAATGATATTTATTTCCAAATTGGACTTTTAGTTCTAGCAGGACTTGCAGCTAAAAATGCCATCTTAATTGTAGAGTTTGCTCTTCAAAAACAAAAAGAAGGTTTTGGAATAATGGAAGCTGCTCTTGAAGCTGCTAAAATAAGACTTAGACCAATTATCATGACTTCATTGGCATTTACACTTGGAACTGTTCCCTTAGCTATTAGTAATGGCGCAGGAGCAGCAAGTAGACATGCTATTGGAACAGGAGTTATTGGAGGAATGTTAGCTGCGACATTTATTGCAATTATATTTATTCCAATGTTTTATATTTTAATTTCAAAACTAAGTCGTGAGAAAAATGAAGAAATAAAAGAAGAGATTTAAATCTCTTCTTTTTGAGGTAAAGCGATAATATATCGCAAACCTTTTTCACTATTATTAATCTTTAAATCCCCTTGAAAACTATTTTTTATTACAAGCTTTACCATATAAAGCCCCGTTCCAGTTCCTGTTGATTTAGTTGTGTAATATGGATCAAAAATTTTTTCTAAATTTTGTTCTTTAACTCCACCTGCATTATCTTCCATAATTATTATTGTATAAGATTGTTTTGAAAAAATCTTTATATTTATTTCTCTATTTTGAATATCTCTTTCATTAAAAACATCTATCGCATTATTCATTATATTTAAAAATATTTGTTCTAATTCTGTTTCTATTCCATATACTTTTTCATCATCAACATCTAGATTTAATTTTACATGATTAACTTCAAATTGATTCCCCATAAGTTTAATAGATTTATCTAAAGCATATTTTATTTCAAAAACTCGTTTTTGTTTATTTGGATTAAAAAAATCTCTAAATCCATCTATTGTTTCACTTAAAAATTTAATCTGTTCTTTTGTGTTTTTTGAAAAATCATTAATAAACTTATCATCAATCTCTTCTATCATGTAAGAATCTTTTACATCATTACAATATAAAGATAGAATATTTAATGGTTGTTTTAATTGATGTGCAATAACGCCAATCATTTCCCCCATTGTTGCCATTTTTGATTGATGAATTAAAACTCTATCTTTTGCCGCAATTTGTTCAACATTATATTTTCTCTTTTCAAAAATATCAATATAAACCTTCAATTTAGAATTTAATAAAATATCATGTATAGGTTTTGTGATATATTCTATTGCTCCTAAATTATAACCTTTTGTTTTGTATTCATCTTTATCATAAATACCTGTTATAAAAATCACTGGAATATCTTTAGTTTTTTCAATATTTTTCAAATATTCAACAAATTCAAATCCATCAATTTCAGGCATTTGAACATCACTTAAGATTAAATCTATATTTTCATTCATTAAAATTTCCATACCTTCTTGGGCACTTAATGCTGAAAAAATATTAACATCAAAACTATCTTCTATCATCATTTTTAAAGAATATATATTCTCTGATACATCATCTACTAATAAAATATTAAATTTGTCCACTTTATTTTCCTAAATAATTTATAATTTTTTTAAACAATTCATCTTTTAAAAATTGTTTATCTAAATAATCTTCATCTTCAATTCTTTTTGAACTAAGAATGATTTTATTTAACTGTTTTTCTTTACAAAAATCAATAAATTCAAATATATCTATATCGCAATTATCCTCATCAATTATTACTAAA from Arcobacter venerupis includes these protein-coding regions:
- a CDS encoding TolC family protein, whose product is MKKLYFIFLVPLFLSAQNLEELVNLSIQNKQVDSSQKSLDSIKDEYESIKSGYMPSLDVGANHSITDKETSSVPKNSSKTYASISYELYDGGKKSDVYDSYESKIKSNQESVLALKNDIALNVITYYYNYLSYISQKEAKLKEIEQLDSELSRLSRFLDAGTTTEDEVQKIISRLESSKVSLQEIELQIITVLHNLEYITGQKVSIDAGSHINELVNDTPTDSRFDLKSLEYDLDTKLANSRSEKSAYLPTITLDNTFTYYDSDYNNDAFSNSLDHQNIASASLKWNIFSFGETKYKYESKYKEYLSSKLNYEYEKNKANIDLELAIKAYEISKLKIKSSEANLKAATTAYDVIKSKYQNGLIDNVSFLESLSEKFTALSQLRTSQNDLEIKKANILYYSGKKLEENIK
- a CDS encoding hybrid sensor histidine kinase/response regulator, whose translation is MDKFNILLVDDVSENIYSLKMMIEDSFDVNIFSALSAQEGMEILMNENIDLILSDVQMPEIDGFEFVEYLKNIEKTKDIPVIFITGIYDKDEYKTKGYNLGAIEYITKPIHDILLNSKLKVYIDIFEKRKYNVEQIAAKDRVLIHQSKMATMGEMIGVIAHQLKQPLNILSLYCNDVKDSYMIEEIDDKFINDFSKNTKEQIKFLSETIDGFRDFFNPNKQKRVFEIKYALDKSIKLMGNQFEVNHVKLNLDVDDEKVYGIETELEQIFLNIMNNAIDVFNERDIQNREINIKIFSKQSYTIIIMEDNAGGVKEQNLEKIFDPYYTTKSTGTGTGLYMVKLVIKNSFQGDLKINNSEKGLRYIIALPQKEEI
- a CDS encoding efflux RND transporter periplasmic adaptor subunit, which encodes MIKQNEILFSGKRIIATAFILLGLNTLYAEEKAPMPALPVQAFKIENKISTTTKTYPSIIKSSEEVDVMARVKGILVEKYFNEGDFVKKGTLLYKIEQNTYLANLNVAKANLKTAEANFKKAKKDYERSNSLIKTKSISVQQYDEYTYSYENALAQVESAKASLENAQIQFDYTKIYAPIDGIVGIRKTDVGNLVGSNDADSLLLTITNTNPVYAEFSLTKDDVTRYIDQIKNKTVKINLLTSNKTYEEGVIDYIAPKIDSNTDTLFLRAKFKNENNSILIGEFGKVEVQNLNLGKVYIIPENAILKTSQGSFVYVIEDSIAKLRPVTTGILVKEGIAIESGLNENDQIVISNMAKLRPDTKIQIINQEK
- a CDS encoding efflux RND transporter permease subunit yields the protein MISSFFIKRPVFAAVVSIIIILAGLASMINLPIEQYPRVIPPQIIVSTTYPGASADTLAKTVAAPLEEQINGAKNMLYMNSVSEDSGRVSINVFFEVGTDADSAKIDVNNRVQVALSKLPEQVQRQGVNVRERSPSILQFIMLNSPSNTYDTTYLSNYALMNIVDDLKRVNGVGDAMIFGAKDYAIKVWIDPTKLFKYSLSTTDIINVIKEQNNQYSAGKIGAEPIKDKQMFTYTIKTPERMNNPEQFGNIVIRANEDGSSLLLKDVATIELGSSSYDMITKLNNAPAIPIGIFLQSGSNALETARAVKRSLEDAKKSFPDGIEYSVPYDSTQFVEISIKEVAKTFAEAIVLVILIIFLFLQNWRATLIPILAVPVSIIGAFAGMYAFGFSINLLTLFGLVLAIGIVVDDAIIVIENVERHMSEGMAPREAAFKAMKEVSGAIVAIVLVLSSVFIPVAFMGGLSGEMYKQFAITIVISIVISGFVALTLTPSLCASLLKDDHKKPTFFFFVWFNNFFDKATDSYTYLVKKTIKFSLISILLFGGLIFISYDMFKDMRTGLVPDEDQGTIFVFSFNPGGASVSRTDEFTNELNTIIKKDPNVKDIITLAGYDLTSSSQRTHSASTIIKLNHWDERPNSDQHADAILKRLSGQILGTSDGFSFGVLPPPIMGMSIAGGFEMYVQDRTGGNVQDLEKIVNQIIAKAKERPELMGVRNSLSANIPQYKIDVNIPKAKAKGVSVEDIYNTINATFGSYYVNDFSLYGRTYKVNLQAEGEYRKSADDLKFIFVKGNNGELLPISSFVNINKTVGADLIERFNLFQAAKVSGQPALGYSSGDALKAIEEVSNEVLPSGYTISWVGTAYQEKQISSSSSVAFIFGIVLLFLILAALYGKWLLPISVVLAVPFAMFGAILATQLRGLENDIYFQIGLLVLAGLAAKNAILIVEFALQKQKEGFGIMEAALEAAKIRLRPIIMTSLAFTLGTVPLAISNGAGAASRHAIGTGVIGGMLAATFIAIIFIPMFYILISKLSREKNEEIKEEI